AGTACTCTGGGCAGACGTTGTATTTTGTCGGTGTGATCAAGATGTGAATTCGTCTTTATACTATAGTTAGTCGGGAGGAAACACACCAACAAGACTGCACTTTTGCCTCATATTGCGGACTGGTTTCTTTTTAAACAAGTAGTCCACAAGCTTCATTCGTGCTCCGCGAGCGGGTCCCCGTGGTGGTACATATCCGAGGGGAAGGCAGTGGGTACGGTAAGTAGGTACAGAAAACTAAACGAGACATCCAAAAGGTAAGACAAGTAAACGTGTTGGATTTCAGTATCCAACAGTGTGCGCCTGGTGAGGTGCCGAAGGGGTGCTTTTTGGGTCGTCCAGGAAAAGGCCTTCTGAATTTCCCGGCTTATCGGCTGACTCGGCGCGTTGTCAGTTGATAGGCTGTCCCGGCGGACCTACGACATGTGCCACTGCTTTATGCATCTAGCAGTGCTGGTCGATTTCTTCGCATCTCCCCAGCTCCTTGCGCAGAGAATAATTAAAACACCCGTTAGGTTCGGTACGATCTAAAACGGACACGATCGGTATTCCATTCCTTGCTGCAGTTCAGCCTAACGCAGGCGCACTCTGTTTCGCCCCCGCACCCCCCCTCCACCCCTGCTCTGCACGAGACATCCAGATGGACAGTAGCTGGAGCATCACTTCCAGCCTCAAgcacagaagacagacacacggcAAAGCGGGAAAAAGcctctcggcttcttttttcgcttctgcgcAGCACTCCTTCGCAAACCCCGAGCGTACGGTTCCCGAGGTGAGGAGCGAAATGTAAACGTCCCACACGCACTATACGAAAGCCAAAAAAAGATGCATATTCACAGGACACGTCCATAGTAATATATGCGCcactttgcttctctttAACTTGAAAATCAATTACCACATCTCTGGAAATCATTAACAATTATAGACCCACCTGGACCGCAACACACGGAAACGAAGGGGGCACTTTGACCAAACGGATTGGATGAACCTTttcgaaagagagactccGAGACAGAGCTCCTGACATATCCCGAAACTCCCCGTCCCGCGCAAAAACAGAATTTGGCTATCCCGCCACTGTGTGCAAAAGACTCATCCCTGCATTCCCTTGGATTTCACCGCTGTATACAGGAGGCTCTTCGGGAAGTGCTCCCTGTGTTCGTTTTGACAGATCTTTTCCCTGaaacttcctctctcccgtttcgGTTTCCCGGTTCTTTTGGTATGTTCCCATCTTAACAAACGCACGAGAACTTGCCCACACGTAGCTTTGCAAGCAAAAAAAGGCGTCTACGATTACGCTTTGCGGACGAGCGAAGAGGCAtttccctccttctcgccgccgaGGCTTCCCTTCGCGTTCCCACCACCGCCTGGTGTGGCGTACCTACTCCATcacggaaaaaacaaaggcCCTTAGAATTAAGAAGTCATCGCCATTCcctgctctctgcttccgtcGACTCGACTccctgtctgtacaccccagcGGCAAGCCCGTCaccttctctgtgtgtagCAACGACCGCACTTGCCGATCTCCTTCGTGAACGATCCACTTTTTTGATGTACAGCTGCTGCCTGTTTCCCTACAGATCGTTCCTAGCTTCGGCTGCTGTGCGattggagaaggagacgaggtACAAAATACAACTGTCTCGATCCTCTTCAAGCAATAACTGGTCAATCTGGGAATCGACTACCTCCGAAAATTCAGCTGCCGGAGAGGGAAACTCACTCTCCATGTTCTTGTCAAGACACTGCTCAGATGgtgcctgcagagaaaaaaagcacaCGCTCAAACACGCACATgcacttatatatatatatatatatatatatatgcacgtatATTCATgtaatacatatatatatatatatatatatatatatatatgcgacGGTGTCAGCATAAGTTCTTCAAGCGTGTTGAGCTAAGGACTAGAGTGCCTTTGTGTTTAGAGAGCGAACCCGTTTGTTGCTGGTTGGAATTTTGCCGAACGGGTTGCTTCGAAAAATGGTACGACTGCAACGGGGATCGAGATTTCCATCGACAAGAAAGGCCTCACCGTCtcgagaacgagagaagagccggCAGAGATGAAGACGACTTCTCCAAAGTGGAGAGGGACAGACACTCTTTCCCGTCCTCTGCGAATGGTTAGGAGAGTCTTGAAGGGGCAGTGCAGCACGAGTCCGAGGCCTGGAGCACCGCCCAAGAGGCGGCCGCAGTCGTCGAGCTGcacaaaggaagaagaataCCTCGAGCGAAAAGCAGCACTGAGGCGGAGCTTGGCCGCGAGATTCGCGAGCGGAGGCACATGTAAAAGATCACATGAACAACCGACCGCGGCGCGCGAAGAAAGATGAACACGACGCAAGCGATCGAGCGTGTGTGGAAGGAGCGACAGGGAAATGCCTTCGTAGAGTTCTTGCTGCACCAAACAtacggagagaaacgaggaacgcAAGTGTGAAGCTGCCCATGAGGGACGAGAACCACTGTGCCTCCGGAGCGTTCCAGAACCCAAAAAAGCATTCCACAAACTTCGACCTCCTTTGTACACGCTTATGCGTCCCTCCACCTTTCGCGCCGACGCAGGAGCAAAAAccgttgcatgcgtgcaGTTACCACTCTGCATCGCAGTGGCCGAAAACGCATCTCCACGTCATCCGTCCAGCTCAGCCCCGACATGTAGAGGGCCTTGAAAGGGGACATGAGCACCGAAAACACTGCGTTCGACTCCAGTGAGTAGAAACCGAGAAACCCCCACTGCACGGGGCGCAACAGGGAGTCCAGTTTAGTTGCCACTTGGTGTCtggcagtgcatgcgtggcGATGACCTCCTGTCCCCCCCGACCGCTAGCTGACTGGAACTGCACTAAGCAAACGCGCGTACTTTTTGACCCGCCTTGATGCGGAGTTTGTACACCTTGAAGTCGGAAAGTCCGTCCACATGCGGGTCGTACACCGCGATGTCTCCCTGGCCACCCGAATTGGAAGCATCTGTGGACTCCGACGCCGGTTCGCTGGCAGGAAGAATCTCTGGACGGACGCGGAGGTAACTTCCTTGATGGTCGAAGCGGAGGGAAGAACACAGCAGATCGATGTCCGTGTGTTTCGGCGTGAGACCTCCGCGAATCACGTTGTCAGAGTTCGCCATGCACTCCAGCGCGTGGCCTGaaaaaagcggagaagaaacgcaaaaagaaggcagaggtTTTTTCGATTTGAAACGCAAACCGAAGCACGCGCAGGAAATGGCTTGTGGTGTgaacgaaaaacgaagcGACGCTCAATCGCTTATGCACTCGCCGTCTTCCGCTGTTCTGTTCATCGAAGTGATAAAGCCGCCAACCACCGAGGGCGCTGGCTAGAGAGTGAAGTGCCCCATGGGTCGACCAGACGTGCGATACCTCTCTCCTGACTCTCTGCGTTTAAGAATCTGGAGATCGTCGAACTAGAAGTCTTTAGAAACCTAGAGTCCGCAGGATCGATTGACATTTAACTCAGAGCcaaaaagacatcacgaTTTGCCTCATTTAAACTCCGCTGCTCCAGCCAGAAACTCTCATCTAGCAATCTGAGCGTCGAATGCTCGGtgactctctctccccccaAAATGGAACGCGGAGTGACGAGTTCTCTACTGCAAGTCCGAATTGCAAGCATTACCGGACAAGTAGCAGTGCGGAATGTTTGGGCCGATGAAAATTGCATCGCCGCTCTTGAGTTTCGCATAGTTAAGAAAGAACGCCGCAAAAACTCCAGGGTCAAGTCCATGGGCTGCATGTAGACGAACTGCCACGTTGTTGGCTGTCTGAAGAGCCTCCTGTTCGCTGTCTGAGAGCGACGTCCCAGACGGAAGATCTCCCGAGGTCTGCAGTCGCGTGACCAGCGCTTCGAGCGCAGCCGAGGCAGTTTCTCGCGGCAAATGCATCACTTTTGAAAACAGCGTTTTAAGAAGCGCGGTGCGGTCCTCCTGCCGCGCTCCAGGTGTAGGTACACCCGCCGCGGTGTCTCCGGAGGTTTGCGTGCCACGGGGATCTGCTAGCACGTCCCCATCGCACAATTCTTTGCGTGCGCTGCTGTCACTCCTTAGAGTAGAATGGCGACTGAATTTTTGTTTCTCGAGGAGCTCCAGCGCACCGGCTTCGCGCAAGAAATCGTCTCCGCCCAACACCCGCTTTAGCTCCGGAGTGTGCAGGATGAATAGAACGATCTCCTCGACGGCGCGGAAGCCACACAGTGCCTCAAAGGGTCCGACGGCGATCGCGAGCTCTGGCTTGTGGTTTGTGTCTGGAAAGTGTTGCGGGTGTTGCCGGTGGAGAATCTCAGCGAGCTGCCGGTCAGGGTGAGACTGGATGCTCAGCGGCTTTTTCACGGAGAGAACCttgaagaggaaagggagtTTGTTTTGCCCACCCATGAAGTCGGGGTTCGCCGCGATGAAGATCGGCAGCGGACAGCCGATAAACGCCTCGGCCAAGCTCCGGCGGCGACTGAGGGGGGGCTCTGGGGCGCTGCTGTTGTTCGTCGCTTCTGACTCTCGTGCTTGACTCTTTCCCAACCACCTACTTAGACACGATAACCGGAACTCGCTgctgtcgcgtctcttcagAGGGCGACGCGACGGCACTTCTGCGATGTTTCcaccctcttcgtctcgcgctTGTCGAGGGGAAGTGGGGTgtgacagagaggaggaccACGCAGCCAGTTCTGCGCTTTTCTGCGCCAGGACCGGGTCGTTGAAGCAGGCGATTACGCGGTTCGGACCGCTGCTGTGCACCCCCATCCAGAGTTCTGCGAAAGGCCGAGTGTCGCTCTGAATCGCTGAAAACTCCAGAGTCGACGCTCGACGTCGGAGACCCTCTGGGACGTTTTTCTCCATCAAAATTGCATCCCAAGCGTCGCCAGCGGCCGCagctttctcctgtctccgcgcaACCGCAGCGAATTTGGCAACTAGAGAAACCGAAGCAGGCATGCCCCATTCGTAGTGCTGAACGAACGGGGAAACCTGGACTGCCATCGGTGCGGTGTAGCAGCACGCGCGAAGCAGCTCGCTGGTCTGCGGAGAGTCGCGCGTGGAATTTGAGGAACGCGACTCGGAGGAATTCTGCATCTTCGCCGCCGCTTGAGAGACCATGAAGGCGTGGAACGATCCGGTGCGCTGTGCGGAAAAGGCAAACGCAGGATTCGGGGGAAAGGAAGAGCTCCGGAAAACGCGAGTACCCAGCCCAAGGAACGCTGccgaagcgaaggaaaacacGGACGGCCACGGTGGAAGAGACAACCGCACCATCGACAGAAAGGGTTCAAGTGGTCGGAAGAAAAAGTGGGATTCGGCGACCCAAAAACTTTagagccgcgccgcaaaaACCAAAAGGGATCTTTGTATCGAAGGAAGGGATCGGTTCTACCTGGGTCCGATGCGAACTTTTCCAGTAAACGCCGAGTTTTTGACTGTCTGTGACTACGGGGAAGTTTCACTTCCCCAGAATCCGTGAAAAGGTGGCGACCGAGCGGTCGACGAGGTGAGGCCAAAGGTCACTTCCAACGGAACACGAAATTGCAGACCGCTTGTATGAGGAACGTGTGTGTCCGAATTACACTTTTGGATGATGCAACACGGGAAAAAAAGCGGACGGGGGACGACTGCAAATTCAGCTCCGCTGGCGCCGACGCGTGCTGCACATTTCTGGGAAGATCCCTCCTCCAGCCTTTTCGGAAATGCACAAATCCGAACTACCATGAGAACCCACTATGTACAGGCACTTTCCGAGTAATATAAAAACAGTGGTTGTATTGGCTCAGGTAAATTGTCTGTCCAGTTGACGCAGGcaaacgcgcatgcacgctcTGTCGGAACAGAGGCGGGTGAGGGCAGCTAGCCAAGCACATCCGGCGGAACAGCGATGTCACGCATGTGACGTAGAACAGTTGAGAGTAGATTCAGAAAGATCACCCCGATGTGAAACAGACAGTTCGTCTGCTttggagaaaagcgaaagctTCGACTTATCCGAACGCTGGCGAGTTGCAGCAAATCGATACGGACTCTGACAAACGGAGTGCCGTTTTCGCTGCCAAGAAAACCAAAAAACAAACTTCAgttcagtttcttcttccccagcTAATTCCGGCATCCGCGTTCTTTCCAGATTCACTTGGTCTACAGTTTGATAGAAGGGCTGAACAAACCTTTTGATTAATTGCACTGACTGACGTCCCGACAGACTCCGGTTCCGTTTCAACTGAGGAGTCCAGTGGGTGCAAACCGCACACGGACTAATGATGTCATTTGTACATCAAAGGTGGTACTCGGTTACACGTCTTTAGATGCTAGCTCCTGTCAAAACACCCCTATTCCTTGAAACACAATGCCTTTCGCGTCGTTAGTGACAACTGAGATGCCTGTGTCTGTTCAAAAACTGCTATGATTACCTCACCCGAGTTTAAAGCGACACGGGAAAACGAACGCGACACTTTTTCCGACGTCCGTCTCTGTAGGACGAGGTGTAGACAGCAAAGCTAATTTCCATCCCAGTTTGTCTATATTCCGAGCAcaaaacgagagacagaccgaGACGTCAATGTGTTACTCAGTCTATGTTTTTTTCCACGCAGAACAAGACACACTTTTTGCCGAACAGGCACAAATGCCTAAAACGTGGACGGTACGAAGCCAGTGCGTAgtgcacagagacagaaaaagttctttttcctttttcggcGACATTTCCGGTGTAAATCTTTCATCTTCGCCACTGTTTGCAATATAGCAGCACCCAAATGCGGAATACCTTGTCGATGAGAATATCGGGACTCTGCGTATGGAACTACTTCGTACAGCCTATAGAAAACAAGGTAAAGTCAAAAGAATCGTGTCAGCATTCCATCAATAACGCAGTATGTTGGTTTGTCACACAAATCGTATTTCGCCCATGAACAAAGCCATATCCTCACAGGAACACCAAAGGCAGGTGCTCACAATCCAATCGCTTCTGTGTCCGTATCGCAAAATACAGTGGAGGGGCATCTGCAGAAACTCCACTCTTTTTCGTAAGCTCCAAGTTTCGGAAATTGCTGGAGATTGCCCGAATGGAGAGTTTGCCCCCTtcaaacagagaaaactgACCAAGCTATGTTATTAGTTAATCAAGTATTTGGTCCGAGACAGCGCTATGCCGCAGGGCATGAAACAATGCGCCTTTTCCCTAGAGAGTGTACGTTTTGTGTCTAAAACGACTGCATCGAATCTCAGCTCGCTTTTACACCTGGAACAAAGTTATTTTCCGGCCTCGATTTGTGACAGAGGAGCACCCAAATGAAGGCTCGTGTCAGCGTTCGTCACCGCGTCCGCACTACAGCAAAAATGTCATTTGACGATTCAAAGCGCGAGCCGCCCTTGGATGTCACGAGGCTTCCGAGGTGTCAAAACACCGGCGAAAACGCAAAGAGTTCCCCGTAAGCCATGGATGCCCGCGAACAGCCTCTAGAGAAAGTCGCTGCGCCGGATTGGACGCGAGCATTCCGCTGTGGCAAACAACACAATAACAGGAGAAGCCGCACCGAAATTCACCACAGAAACAGCATCAAAATTCGAAACACCGTCTATGAAATACCTGAATGACAGGTTCAAGTCCCGGTTTTGTGCGACGTGTGCCGGGATCCGAGAAACCTTTGCGTAGGTCTGCTAGCCGAAGCAGTTGGCAAACGAGTGTATATTCGAACGCCACACGACAGCGACACGTCATCACGGAACAGTCTACTTCCCTTTCCGTAGCCCCAACAACAAGGCACACAGAACCCTAAAAACGATTAAACCTGTTGCAAGTCGCATTCGGGATGCGACACTTGGTACGCTCTTTCGCCGAGGTAAACGTCATACGTGTCAGTTGCCACCCTCGGATCACTGGGAGCGATATTCTGCAACATTCTACCTGTCAACTAGATCCGTTCGATACGGCAAACGTCTCTAGGTTCTCGTTTCTATCACACCTGACAACCTGAGTTTTGCAGGCACCATCGACCTACCGAAGCAGGTCTTTCGCTTCCGGTGACAACTGTGGGAGACCGCGAAAATCCATTTGCGGTTGCGCCCCGCTGACCAGTGCGAGGCAATACTCCATATCGCTGAAATAGACATttccttcgacttctcccGAACTCCGACTTTGGCAAACCGGGACATTCGGGTCTCCTTGTTCCTTGTCCTCCCGGCCAGCGGGTCGGGAGAGTCCGGACGGTTCGTCGGGGCTTGTTTCCGCATTTGTTTGTAGCTCTTCTCCAGGGTTCAGCTTCTCCTCGCAAGCGTTCCCGGTCTGCACCTCTGCCTCAGACCTTTCGTGGGCGCTGCAGAAAGCCAGAAACTGTTCTGATGCCGGATTCCAGATTCCATGCCGTCCGgcaggacgaagaaacgggTGTCTGCCTGTCAAGAGAATCGCGagcagacacccgagagcCCAaacgtctttcttttccccaTCTAAGAGCGACAGAGGGCCGTCCAGGGCACTAATCCCGGAAGAGTCCTTCTGTGAACaaactctttttctctccatttctgtcTGGTCGAAATCTTTGGTCGGTAGCCACGGCATGGGGGCAGGGTCTGCCGGTAACACATTGGGAACGGCGGAAAATTCCTCTGGGGGAATGAACGCCCGGGAGGTGCCTGCAGTGCATCGAGGCACGACAAACAGGAAACGACGCGAAAAGGCAACAACATGAGGTTTTGGCGAAAGTATAAAACTTCGATGCAACACAGACACTACGTCAGCACGTCAAGAGGATTCTTTTCAATACGCGTCCTGCCTCCTAGGTTCCCATCGCTGTTTTAAGCTCCAGGAAAGGCTGAAAATGTTCTCGGTTTCACACGCAAAACCGCATGTGCGCTCGAGTCTTTTTCCGGCACCCTTTTCACGAGACCAAAACAACGTGCTTGCTACTTGACCGTCCATGTGAGGGGGAATATACGCCCTTTCCAGAATGACTGGGCGTGTTGTATTTGTTTATCTCTTTTTAGCTTCAGCGCTCTAGACACCGTGACTAGACTGAAATCTGAGCTTCTAACGGGGTGCCTCCTGTCGTTTCAGCTTCTCAGAATCGTCTCGTTGGTTCGTCGCACCGACCTGCTTTCCTCAATTTCTACCAGCGCCTTCCTGTTGGATCCAACCCTCTGTTCGTGAACAAGATTAACCGGGGAAGATGGCTCTTTTACGTTCGATCTAAAGTGTGGGCTGCGGTAAGAAGATCCGCAGACTGATTTCCCCCCAGCTACCATTTGAAGTTGTATATGAGCATATAAACAATCTCAAAAGAACGCCGGTGGTTCCTCATACAGAACGTGTCAGGGCCTGCCTGGCGCTCAACCACGATTCTGTAAAGTCAGCACGCGTCTACAGCTCCTGACACCGTTGTACGTGAATGCTGGTTAacctttcttcctccacttccAGCAACCACACAACCGACGTATCAAAAcgggcgcatgcaaacgtCGGCGGGGCGCACCGCAGACGTGCAGGCAGCGGAAACGAGCAGAACAGTTAGCACTGGCAAAGACCATCAGACGGACGCCGACACAAAAAATGAAAGCGACCACCAGTGGAAGTGTGGATCACCCCTTGGAGGTAGTCGGAAACAAGCGACCTGGACAGTTCTGCGAGGAAACGAATTTTTCCAGGAACATTTGATATTCGAAGTGTCTGCCCACGACGGCCGACGGGTCCGATGCATTTATGGGATGCTGCAGGAATCACAAGTCTCatttctccacttcccttCTTTGTCCGTTAGTAAAGCCACTGTGCGCACTCCCGCCACCATCTCAATGGGCTGCCGAAGTCACCAGACTGTTGGACTTCAGTACTCTAACGCATTACGGCTACTCCACATTAGATATGTTCCAGGCGTAATATCTGAATCCTCTCCATCAACGCGACTCTGCATTCCGCAATTTCACAAGCAGAGCACTCAGATTCCTGTTCGAAAATTGGAAGAGTCGAGCGCCAAAGAACGTACCTCCTGGATAGACGCACGTCGTTCCGTTGACGCCTCTTTGGGCGCTATCAAAGTCAACGAGGAGACATCGGAAATGACCGGCTCTCCTCTTTATGTCGCTCCCTTGTTCCTCCAGTTCTGAtgccctctctgtctcctccgggctcctctctgcttctgctgtaCCTCGGCCCCCGATGTCCGCcccgtcctctccttccccgtcTAAGTCGTCCAACATTAATTCCGCATACGCGTGCAGCTCCCCCCCCTTTGACTTTTTCGGGTGCCGCCGTGGCTGCCCACGCATCTGACGTTTCTTCGGAGCTGAGTCAGCCGTCGAGTGGAGATACACCCGGCGAAccagcgaggcagagaacggCGGCGCAACGACCACGTTGCTCGGCTTGACGTCCAAGTGAAAAATgtttcttgcatgcaagctCATCAGAGCGGAGACCAACTGTGCCGaatcgacagagacacagaaaaagtgAAACAAGAGGGTCTGGAATGAAATGAGAAGGACCGAAGCACTAAGCGGTCACCGCATCGCATCGTCTCTTTGTGGTGGATTTTCAAAACAATTATCGTGAGCGACACTGACCCAAAAAAAAGATCTAGAGGAATGTGTAGAGCTCACTGAAGGTTTGGAGTGCTCTGACACACacgctttgtttcttctctctcgagtttcctgTCCCCCATGAGCGCCGAGGGTACATGTTGCTTTAAACACTCTCACCAGCCCGTCTTTCGAATACACGGAAAACAATGAATTCTCATATGTTCTTGGAAGGGGACCTAATTGCGTAGACGTTTTCTTCAGGGCAGGACTCCAATTTGACAACTGATTGCTCCGGCGGAAGACGTGCTCACAAATTCGGCATGCAGGAGCATCTAAACGGCAGGGCTACCCGACCGAAACGCGTGACGTTTGTGTGTCAGTTATGAAACTCTGAAAATGCTTTTCAAGTCTGTGGTATCACATTCGCTCACAGTGCACTTAGGCGCCGTCCAAACAAGGTACTAGGAGATAGGAGGTTGCATATTTAGATCAATTGTGACGGACCTGGGTATGACAGTTCGATCGAATCTAACTCCGCTAGCTATCGCTTTCTATCGTACTTGATTGGACGTTTTGAGCGCCCCTAATGGAGCAGATACCGCCCTCAAAGCTGCATCTAACGATCGGTTTTCTCTGATGTCAATCATCATGCCGCAGTACTGCTGAAGACAGCCTCACAGTGTATACTTCTCTAAAACGAGCTTCAACGGATCAAGATACAGCCTCCGGAACCAAACGCCGCCCTATAGACTaacagacgaaaaacacGAAGAGCTTCCTACTTGCTTAAGAACCTCGcgacctgtctcctccaagaGAACGTAGGTGGTCCCCTCCGGAGGCGTCTCACATCCGGCGTTGAGAGAAGCCGCTTCTGAGTGTCCACAAGCAAGAACAGACGAGATGGGCCTTTGTATATCGCGCGAACAGAGGCAGGCtacgaagaggaagcgtcACATTTCCCTGGCAAAGAAGATCCCGGACGTGCGACGGAAAACGTCTTGCCCCTCATACGCAGTTGTGGCATCACTGCAAGCGGAATGAGCTTTCACAACTGGATCAACGCGCTCGTTACGCCAACACCCTTTCATGCAAATGTTTAAAAACAAAGTGGATCCCACGCTATCTGCAGTGCTTGCCGACTCTGTCGTTCTACACATGCATCCATAGATTTATCTGCTGAACTATCCAGCGGTATGTATATCCATCTACCCACCAACCGATCTACGTCTCCTAGCTGTCTAACAATTCGCAATCGATAGCATACACAGTAGGTTGCTATGCTGTACCAGTCGATCTTTCAAATGGCCACGCCGTGTCTTGGCCTAGGCACAACACTATTTTTGGCAttcaacgcatgcactcaggagaggaacgcgagaggtCTACTTCCTTATCTTTTCAAGCACTAAGAAGTGAAGTGGGCAGCACgctgcgacagagaaagagttGTCAGGATGAGGAGCCAGAAACCGCTAAAACATTGACGCTTCACACAAGAGAGGACGAGCCCTACCCCTCAGTCGTCTCGATCACACGCAGGACATACCCGAGTCGCCCGCTGTCCGTACACCACGGACGGGTACGCAGTACACCATGGAAACATCGTCACCAGcagggggagagaaagaagcggaagacgCGCACATTTGcattctccctttctctccattttcATCGGAGGAAATGCCAACGGAGTCGTCGGGTCCCTTCAACCCTCTGGGAGAAGTCGAGGGAAGATCGCGAACTTTCTGCGCTAGAGGCACGCCACCGTCTTCGAACGCCAGAGCGATGGAAGCGAGAGGCCAATCCGAGAGCGATGATGAGGAAACGGGCGAAGCGTCCGAGGAGATGGTGCGTGTTAGAGGCGCGTGTAAACGCTCAGAAGGCGGCAGAAAATTTGAGTCAACcttcgac
This genomic interval from Toxoplasma gondii ME49 chromosome VIIb, whole genome shotgun sequence contains the following:
- a CDS encoding phosphomannose isomerase type I protein (encoded by transcript TGME49_260140); protein product: MVRLSLPPWPSVFSFASAAFLGLGTRVFRSSSFPPNPAFAFSAQRTGSFHAFMVSQAAAKMQNSSESRSSNSTRDSPQTSELLRACCYTAPMAVQVSPFVQHYEWGMPASVSLVAKFAAVARRQEKAAAAGDAWDAILMEKNVPEGLRRRASTLEFSAIQSDTRPFAELWMGVHSSGPNRVIACFNDPVLAQKSAELAAWSSSLSHPTSPRQARDEEGGNIAEVPSRRPLKRRDSSEFRLSCLSRWLGKSQARESEATNNSSAPEPPLSRRRSLAEAFIGCPLPIFIAANPDFMGGQNKLPFLFKVLSVKKPLSIQSHPDRQLAEILHRQHPQHFPDTNHKPELAIAVGPFEALCGFRAVEEIVLFILHTPELKRVLGGDDFLREAGALELLEKQKFSRHSTLRSDSSARKELCDGDVLADPRGTQTSGDTAAGVPTPGARQEDRTALLKTLFSKVMHLPRETASAALEALVTRLQTSGDLPSGTSLSDSEQEALQTANNVAVRLHAAHGLDPGVFAAFFLNYAKLKSGDAIFIGPNIPHCYLSGHALECMANSDNVIRGGLTPKHTDIDLLCSSLRFDHQGSYLRVRPEILPASEPASESTDASNSGGQGDIAVYDPHVDGLSDFKVYKLRIKAGQKLDDCGRLLGGAPGLGLVLHCPFKTLLTIRRGRERVSVPLHFGEVVFISAGSSLVLETAPSEQCLDKNMESEFPSPAAEFSEVVDSQIDQLLLEEDRDSCILYLVSFSNRTAAEARNDL
- a CDS encoding atypical MEK-related kinase (incomplete catalytic triad) (encoded by transcript TGME49_260030); the encoded protein is MRCFVAAVACRPFAGGATTLLHVSPAGTRVERWQLCLPSESGGEQKARRHDACSKWFADERGRDDEFGEEPPRERTGKQDSRAATRRVSQETERQSLRCSRSREKMEPERVKRAKTKGDFQTQTASPAASGENESVDGGRDTCTDAPEDDRQRMGPADDLVARDCSSPPPRKGTEEYIANCGVPACQEGQGAPRWPGLSSCVVKTYHKLDEEIFVPFSSWPIKRRDVIQRLLEIHRCARHPHVAQLLAVGLWRSRDSASSSKVDSNFLPPSERLHAPLTRTISSDASPVSSSSLSDWPLASIALAFEDGGVPLAQKVRDLPSTSPRGLKGPDDSVGISSDENGEKGRMQMCASSASFSPPAGDDVSMVYCVPVRGVRTAGDSEAASLNAGCETPPEGTTYVLLEETGREVLKQLVSALMSLHARNIFHLDVKPSNVVVAPPFSASLVRRVYLHSTADSAPKKRQMRGQPRRHPKKSKGGELHAYAELMLDDLDGEGEDGADIGGRGTAEAERSPEETERASELEEQGSDIKRRAGHFRCLLVDFDSAQRGVNGTTCVYPGGTSRAFIPPEEFSAVPNVLPADPAPMPWLPTKDFDQTEMERKRVCSQKDSSGISALDGPLSLLDGEKKDVWALGCLLAILLTGRHPFLRPAGRHGIWNPASEQFLAFCSAHERSEAEVQTGNACEEKLNPGEELQTNAETSPDEPSGLSRPAGREDKEQGDPNVPVCQSRSSGEVEGNVYFSDMEYCLALVSGAQPQMDFRGLPQLSPEAKDLLRGMLASNPAQRLSLEAVRGHPWLTGNSLRFRRCFDTSEAS